In Trichomycterus rosablanca isolate fTriRos1 chromosome 20, fTriRos1.hap1, whole genome shotgun sequence, one DNA window encodes the following:
- the rffl gene encoding E3 ubiquitin-protein ligase rififylin, with amino-acid sequence MLASCCNWLCLDLSTVEESSTTRSSSRHQAYTNSGYNSYPSPPERMCTACGCHFNTLDTRYLCVDCRKNYCERCSAQVEAHPRMCLTCLRFHGTMFERAELMKLKVKDLRDYLHLHEVPTQMCREKEELVELVLSQQTPTPTSSASTPSEMHAHTHLSEQDGSSAPTPVIEQPPTLSPVTDMDLDVPTAEDDQSSDSEEALPSGRRASLSDLTSVEDIEALSVRQLKEILARNFVNYKGCCEKWELMERVTRLYHDQKDLHNLVSNAEDGTDPTAAANMEENLCKICMDSPIDCVLLECGHMVTCTKCGKRMSECPICRQYVVRAVHIFRS; translated from the exons ATGTTGGCCAGTTGTTGTAACTGGCTCTGTCTGGATTTATCCACTGTGGAGGAGAGCAGTACTACCAGATCTAGCTCACGCCACCAGGCGTACACCAACTCTGGCTACAACAGCTACCCATCACCGCCAGAGCGCATGTGCACAGCGTGTGGATGCCACTTTAACACTCTAGACACAAGG TACTTATGTGTTGACTGCAGAAAGAACTACTGTGAGCGCTGTTCAGCCCAGGTAGAGGCCCATCCACGGATGTGCCTCACATGTCTGCGCTTCCATGGCACCATGTTCGAGCGGGCGGAGCTgatgaagctgaaggtaaaagaCCTGCGGGACTACCTGCATTTGCATGAAGTCCCCACGCAAATGTGTCGAGAGAAAGAAGAACTCGTGGAGCTGGTCCTCAGTCAACAGACACCTACACCTACCTCTAGCGCATCCACACCAAGCGagatgcatgcacacacacatctgtctgAGCAGGATGGCTCTTCTGCACCAACCCCAGTCATAGAGCAACCCCCTACGCTCAGTCCTGTCACAGACATGGATTTAGATGTGCCAACAGCAGAAGATGATCAG TCGTCAGACTCAGAGGAGGCCTTGCCCTCAGGCCGACGAGCATCTCTGTCAGACCTGACGTCAGTGGAGGACATTGAGGCTCTGAGTGTGCGTCAGTTAAAGGAAATTCTAGCCAGGAACTTTGTCAACTACAAAGGCTGCTGTGAAAAATGGGAACTGATGGAGAGAGTCACACGCCTTTACCATGACCAGAAGGACCTGCACAACCTAG TTTCTAATGCCGAAGATGGAACAG ATCCCACAGCTGCGGCTAACATGGAGGAAAACCTTTGTAAGATCTGTATGGACTCACCAATCGACTGTGTGCTCCTGGAATGTGGTCACATGGTTACTTGCACCAAGTGCGGCAAGCGGATGAGCGAATGTCCCATCTGCAGACAGTATGTGGTTCGGGCTGTTCACATTTTCCGATCCTGA